Proteins from a single region of Streptomyces sp. TN58:
- a CDS encoding DUF6412 domain-containing protein has product MDRLLRWPVWTARVLSVLLPLLVLVGGALGLFAGEGGLGAVVVALAASVAAVSVGAEALAAAARLVRPVPPHRIRTAIRDREQRTAFLPQRDPDASGRSRPRAPGRLVPTAA; this is encoded by the coding sequence ATGGACAGGCTGCTGCGATGGCCCGTCTGGACCGCTCGGGTTCTCTCTGTGCTGCTGCCGCTCCTGGTGCTGGTCGGGGGAGCCCTCGGTCTGTTCGCCGGGGAGGGCGGGCTGGGCGCCGTGGTGGTGGCCCTCGCGGCGAGCGTCGCCGCCGTCTCCGTGGGCGCAGAGGCCCTGGCCGCAGCCGCACGGCTCGTACGGCCCGTGCCGCCGCACCGAATACGCACCGCGATCCGTGATCGCGAGCAGCGCACGGCGTTCCTGCCGCAGCGTGATCCCGATGCCTCGGGTCGGTCGCGGCCCAGGGCGCCCGGCCGTCTCGTCCCGACGGCCGCGTAG
- a CDS encoding class E sortase: MRDHIRVVVQGRGRGARRAGLVGVLWAGAELTVTVGVVVLLLVVHQVWWTNRQAAAAAQDQVRALERAWGDHPPDSGPPPSGPPPQPPDPPLPPPLSPPSRPSPAVSEPSPTRSAGESSAVREGAAYAVLRIPRLGLAVPVAQGVDRRTVLDKGYAGQYPGTAGPGAEGNFALAGHRNTHGEPFRYINRLRAGDELIVDMRGRRYTYVVGRTLGETTERDTGVIAPVPRSVVKPGYGYSEPGAYITLTTCTPEYSSKYRLVVWGTLRS, translated from the coding sequence GTGCGGGATCACATACGCGTGGTGGTTCAGGGCCGTGGCCGGGGGGCGCGGCGGGCCGGTCTGGTCGGGGTCCTGTGGGCGGGCGCCGAGCTGACCGTCACCGTGGGTGTGGTGGTGTTGTTGCTGGTGGTGCACCAGGTGTGGTGGACCAACCGGCAGGCCGCGGCCGCGGCGCAGGATCAGGTCCGGGCACTGGAGCGGGCCTGGGGGGACCACCCGCCGGACTCGGGGCCGCCACCTTCCGGGCCGCCCCCTCAGCCCCCCGATCCGCCCCTTCCGCCCCCTCTGTCTCCTCCGTCCCGTCCGTCTCCGGCCGTGTCGGAGCCTTCTCCGACACGGTCCGCCGGCGAGTCGTCGGCGGTACGGGAGGGGGCGGCGTACGCCGTACTGCGCATTCCGCGTCTCGGCCTGGCCGTGCCCGTCGCGCAGGGCGTCGACAGGCGGACGGTCCTCGACAAGGGTTACGCGGGGCAGTACCCGGGGACGGCCGGGCCGGGGGCGGAGGGGAACTTCGCGCTGGCCGGGCACCGCAACACGCACGGCGAGCCTTTCCGGTACATCAACCGGTTGCGGGCGGGCGACGAGCTGATCGTCGACATGCGGGGGCGCAGGTACACGTACGTGGTGGGCAGGACCCTGGGCGAGACGACGGAGCGGGACACCGGGGTGATCGCGCCGGTGCCGCGGAGTGTCGTGAAGCCGGGGTACGGGTACAGCGAGCCCGGCGCGTACATCACGCTGACGACCTGTACGCCCGAGTACAGCTCGAAGTACCGCCTGGTGGTCTGGGGGACCCTCAGGTCCTGA
- a CDS encoding SEC-C domain-containing protein, producing MRPDTPAEHIAEAERLIRTATRYPEDQEPLLLQAAAHLELADERDRASALYDRLLSSSPADPHLIKALQAANLWEYGHEPEARALISGIRAASPADPAPWEVIAEALEAHDELEDAEDCFTQAATLLIADSTPLTPATTALLTGRHRVRRLLGRPHDDWDMVADTRHIGPIPLDELHDPKRIWALGSDDPAELRAEIARLRAELGDRRAALSRPFPVAILHWPQRELSELLTSYPTLGSEYASHEAHLRDIETSLRALAASGTTNLGIVTASVPSYEAFAASEKTSPASPSLLPEYATTLAARGKATPWPPTPTSPCWCTSGKPYAECHGG from the coding sequence ATGCGCCCCGACACGCCTGCCGAGCACATCGCCGAAGCCGAGCGCCTCATCCGCACGGCGACCCGCTACCCCGAGGACCAGGAGCCCTTGCTCCTCCAGGCCGCGGCCCACCTCGAACTGGCCGACGAGCGGGACCGGGCGAGCGCCCTCTACGACCGACTCCTGTCCTCTTCCCCCGCCGACCCCCACCTGATCAAGGCCCTCCAGGCGGCGAACCTCTGGGAGTACGGCCACGAGCCCGAGGCCCGCGCCCTCATCTCCGGCATCCGCGCCGCGTCCCCCGCGGACCCCGCGCCGTGGGAGGTCATCGCGGAAGCGCTTGAGGCGCACGACGAGTTGGAAGACGCGGAGGACTGCTTCACCCAGGCCGCCACTCTCCTGATCGCGGACTCGACCCCGCTCACCCCGGCCACCACCGCCCTCCTGACGGGCCGCCACCGGGTACGCCGCCTCCTCGGGCGCCCCCACGACGACTGGGACATGGTCGCCGACACCCGCCACATCGGCCCCATCCCCCTCGACGAGCTCCACGACCCCAAGCGCATCTGGGCGCTGGGCTCCGACGACCCGGCCGAGCTGCGCGCCGAGATCGCCCGCCTGCGGGCGGAACTGGGCGACCGCCGAGCGGCCCTGTCCCGTCCGTTCCCGGTGGCCATCCTCCACTGGCCGCAGCGCGAACTGTCCGAGCTCCTGACCAGCTACCCGACGCTCGGCTCGGAGTACGCCTCGCACGAGGCCCACCTGCGCGACATCGAAACCTCCCTGCGCGCCCTCGCCGCCTCGGGCACCACCAACCTCGGCATCGTGACGGCGAGCGTCCCCTCGTACGAGGCGTTCGCGGCCTCCGAGAAGACCTCCCCGGCCTCCCCCAGCCTCCTGCCCGAGTACGCCACGACCCTCGCCGCCCGCGGCAAGGCCACCCCCTGGCCCCCCACCCCCACCTCCCCCTGCTGGTGCACCTCGGGCAAGCCGTACGCGGAGTGCCACGGGGGGTAG
- a CDS encoding IS701 family transposase: MSRIAGRFSRVEPRRRVRQLALGLLSDLPRKNCWTLAEHAGDASPDGMQHLLHRAKWDADAVRDDVCTYVVEHLRDSEAVLVVDETGDLKKGTATVGVQRQYTGTAGRIENAQVAVYLVYSAASGHAAIDRSLYVPRSWTDDRDRCRAVGIPDGLAFATKPQLAAQMILRALDAGTPARWVAGDEVYGDNPHLRAALESRPIGYVLAVSSTHRVATHAGRFPAKALVARIPKRAWQRLSAGAGAKGERYYEWAQLDITGPAGRPGHWWLLVRRNRRSGELAFYRCFSPRPVPLSELVRVAGRRWTVEETFQASKGLTGLDEHQVRRWTSWHRWVTLTMLAHAFLAVTAAAERRDHPGPDGLIPLTGNEIQHLFAALINPVHALAHRLHWSQWRRRHQARARTSHYRRQATAQP, encoded by the coding sequence ATGAGCCGAATAGCAGGCCGGTTCTCCAGGGTTGAACCCCGCCGCCGGGTGCGCCAGTTGGCCCTCGGGCTGCTGTCGGATCTGCCGCGGAAGAACTGCTGGACCCTGGCCGAGCACGCCGGCGACGCCAGCCCGGACGGCATGCAGCACCTGCTGCACCGCGCGAAGTGGGACGCCGACGCGGTCCGCGACGACGTATGTACTTACGTGGTCGAGCACCTGCGCGACAGCGAGGCGGTGCTCGTGGTCGACGAGACCGGAGACCTGAAGAAGGGCACCGCGACGGTCGGCGTGCAGCGCCAGTACACCGGTACAGCCGGGCGGATCGAGAACGCCCAGGTCGCCGTCTACCTGGTCTACTCCGCAGCGAGCGGGCACGCCGCGATCGACCGGTCCCTGTACGTGCCGCGCTCGTGGACCGATGACCGCGACCGGTGCCGGGCGGTTGGCATCCCCGACGGCCTGGCCTTCGCGACCAAGCCCCAGTTGGCCGCCCAGATGATCCTTCGGGCGCTGGACGCGGGCACGCCCGCCCGCTGGGTCGCGGGCGACGAGGTCTATGGCGACAACCCGCACCTTCGAGCCGCGCTGGAATCCCGCCCGATCGGCTACGTGCTGGCTGTCTCCAGCACCCACCGAGTCGCCACACACGCCGGCAGGTTCCCGGCGAAGGCGCTGGTCGCGCGGATCCCGAAGAGGGCCTGGCAGCGGCTGTCCGCCGGCGCGGGCGCGAAAGGCGAGCGGTACTACGAGTGGGCCCAGCTCGATATCACTGGTCCGGCGGGGCGTCCCGGGCACTGGTGGCTGCTGGTCCGCCGCAACCGGCGAAGCGGCGAACTCGCTTTCTACCGCTGCTTCTCACCCCGCCCGGTGCCGCTGTCCGAGCTGGTCCGCGTGGCCGGGCGGCGCTGGACGGTGGAGGAGACCTTCCAAGCCAGCAAGGGCCTGACCGGCCTGGACGAACACCAGGTCCGCCGCTGGACCTCCTGGCACCGCTGGGTCACCCTCACCATGCTCGCCCACGCCTTCCTCGCCGTCACCGCAGCCGCCGAGCGCCGCGACCATCCAGGCCCCGACGGACTGATCCCCTTGACCGGCAACGAGATCCAACACCTGTTCGCCGCGTTGATCAACCCGGTCCACGCCCTCGCGCACCGGCTCCACTGGTCGCAGTGGCGACGCCGACACCAAGCCCGTGCCCGCACCTCTCACTACCGCCGGCAAGCGACGGCACAGCCATGA
- a CDS encoding ATP-binding protein: MKITIYGCSTRQAMSDDWQFEVPTTGSKHLPPDARYMEALSSQGYGFEVAIADLVDNSIDAGARDVVIHFLRDEDRLVSLLVIDDGKGMTDEELDVAMTVGGRRDYASEALGMFGTGLKSASLSHASAVTVVSKTRRTRAVGRRWLMERAVNGYQCDIVAADYAQTLIDRYAQRPITWQGTVIRWDGVKNFPRNGGGGQTDRYLHRTINRLGLQLGLYLHRFLARDDFNITIAVEDVNTGTEYMNFGVEPLDPFGYPVPGHADYPRRFTVDLASTLPVSLDAHVWPPKSTLDGYKAVGSVLDRQGFYFYRNNRLVQAGGWNNFRQPDQHLSLSRIVIDIPPHGSDVFRLTVKKEGVEVSPEFVSALEEARDAEGRRFLDYVADAESVYREARKRAGTTRKAVIGPGKGFDPAVREAIEDELPLLPGEEPIAIRWQSLDNSLFFDVDRDNRTIVLNHHYRSAILGGRRGGLNDAPTLKALLYLLLHQVFEKEYSGSREKDNLQLWQSILVAAARTELERMGDDD, from the coding sequence ATGAAGATCACGATCTACGGCTGCAGTACTAGGCAGGCCATGAGCGACGACTGGCAGTTCGAAGTTCCCACCACTGGCAGCAAGCACCTTCCTCCCGACGCCCGGTACATGGAGGCCCTCAGCAGCCAGGGGTACGGGTTCGAGGTCGCCATCGCCGACCTCGTCGACAACTCCATCGACGCCGGGGCCCGGGACGTGGTGATCCACTTCCTGCGCGACGAGGACCGGCTCGTCAGCCTGCTCGTCATCGACGACGGGAAGGGAATGACCGACGAGGAACTCGATGTCGCCATGACCGTCGGGGGGCGCCGCGACTACGCGTCGGAGGCCCTGGGGATGTTCGGCACCGGGTTGAAGTCCGCGTCACTCAGTCATGCGTCGGCGGTGACCGTCGTGAGCAAGACGCGCAGGACCAGGGCCGTGGGTCGACGCTGGCTGATGGAGCGGGCGGTCAACGGATACCAGTGTGACATCGTGGCTGCCGACTATGCGCAGACCTTGATCGACCGGTATGCCCAGCGGCCGATCACGTGGCAGGGAACGGTCATCCGCTGGGACGGGGTGAAGAATTTCCCCCGGAACGGCGGAGGCGGCCAGACCGACCGCTACCTGCACCGGACCATCAACCGCCTCGGTCTGCAGCTCGGCCTGTATCTGCACAGGTTCCTCGCCAGGGACGACTTCAACATCACGATCGCGGTGGAGGACGTGAACACCGGAACCGAGTACATGAACTTCGGCGTCGAGCCTCTCGACCCGTTCGGATATCCGGTTCCGGGCCACGCCGACTATCCACGGCGTTTCACCGTGGACCTCGCTTCGACCCTCCCCGTGTCTCTCGACGCCCACGTTTGGCCTCCCAAGTCGACCTTGGACGGCTACAAGGCGGTCGGCTCCGTCCTCGACCGCCAGGGCTTCTACTTCTACCGAAACAACCGTCTCGTACAGGCCGGCGGCTGGAACAATTTCCGCCAGCCGGATCAGCACCTCTCGCTTTCCCGCATCGTCATCGACATTCCGCCACATGGCAGCGACGTATTCCGACTGACGGTGAAGAAGGAGGGCGTGGAAGTCTCTCCCGAGTTCGTCTCCGCTCTGGAGGAGGCGCGAGACGCCGAGGGGCGGCGCTTCCTCGACTACGTCGCCGACGCCGAGTCCGTGTACCGCGAGGCACGCAAACGGGCCGGAACGACCAGGAAGGCCGTCATAGGGCCGGGCAAGGGTTTCGACCCCGCGGTGCGAGAGGCGATCGAGGACGAGCTGCCCCTCCTGCCGGGTGAGGAGCCCATTGCCATCCGGTGGCAGTCGTTGGACAACAGCTTGTTCTTCGATGTCGACAGGGACAACCGAACCATCGTCCTGAACCACCATTATCGGTCGGCGATTCTCGGTGGAAGACGTGGTGGCCTCAACGACGCCCCCACGTTGAAGGCCCTCCTGTACCTCCTCCTCCACCAGGTATTCGAGAAGGAGTACAGCGGGAGCCGGGAAAAGGACAACCTGCAGCTGTGGCAGTCGATCCTCGTGGCCGCTGCACGCACGGAACTGGAACGCATGGGCGACGATGACTGA
- a CDS encoding PD-(D/E)XK motif protein: MTDAGGCPELPWSTVEHYLGERQAASYLLSAPASEHAVWYEIGDGGQHISLQVELARHQQPPRSSLPAVTIDQVHRDGRRMARIHTTQVALMRDFHDLLIAVADRIVTGERDLGQAFDETVHAWGRLLDQPRGLGVERRIGLHGELAVLRAVARSHGWAQAIDAWTGPKAEQHDFGLPESDLEVKTTTAERRTHTIHGIHQLTESSGRPLWFASLQLTRGGLGGRSLRDSVTSVVRDAHAADRIASMRLETALASSGWSESDPDDERWALRADPLLVPAEHLPRLTESMIPHSVREHVSSIDYGMDVTHLSSAPGSPVDLTDFRLP, from the coding sequence ATGACTGACGCAGGCGGCTGCCCGGAACTCCCCTGGTCGACCGTAGAGCACTACCTCGGGGAACGACAGGCAGCCAGCTACCTGCTTTCCGCACCGGCATCCGAACACGCGGTCTGGTACGAGATCGGCGACGGCGGGCAGCACATCTCACTCCAGGTGGAGCTGGCCCGCCACCAGCAGCCACCCCGCTCGTCACTGCCCGCTGTGACCATTGACCAGGTGCATCGTGACGGAAGGCGGATGGCACGCATCCACACCACACAGGTGGCGTTGATGCGTGACTTCCATGACCTGCTCATCGCCGTCGCCGACCGCATCGTCACCGGTGAACGCGACCTCGGGCAGGCTTTCGACGAGACGGTGCACGCCTGGGGCCGGCTGCTCGACCAGCCGCGCGGGCTCGGCGTGGAGCGCCGCATCGGGCTGCATGGTGAACTCGCGGTGTTGCGTGCTGTGGCCCGCTCCCACGGCTGGGCCCAGGCAATCGATGCGTGGACCGGACCCAAGGCGGAACAGCACGACTTCGGGTTGCCCGAGTCCGATCTCGAAGTGAAGACAACTACCGCGGAACGGCGAACCCACACCATTCACGGCATACACCAGCTCACGGAGAGCTCCGGCCGCCCCTTGTGGTTCGCCTCTCTCCAGCTGACGCGAGGCGGCCTCGGCGGCCGGTCACTGCGCGATTCGGTGACATCGGTGGTCCGGGACGCCCACGCTGCGGACCGCATCGCTTCGATGAGGCTGGAGACCGCCCTGGCGTCGAGCGGGTGGAGCGAGAGCGACCCGGACGACGAACGCTGGGCTCTGCGCGCAGACCCCTTGCTCGTTCCGGCCGAACACCTGCCGAGACTGACCGAGTCGATGATTCCGCACTCCGTCAGGGAGCACGTCTCGTCGATCGACTATGGCATGGACGTAACCCATCTGAGCTCGGCACCCGGCTCGCCGGTCGACCTCACCGACTTCCGTCTTCCGTGA
- a CDS encoding Z1 domain-containing protein, which yields MTSIETLRIALHSAVLSDLDGSKPKSLARALAYQAEDMAPEAAACAYESDFQMALKGARSTHQLVELWRKQLTRWDYADQPAWTGTPARTSERRAAIHDLLKLEEATRALLDGLIPVSKAASSVVISPEHKPWYTPQSQLSRPHYWPAYRNLLTAKGWPADAVAALDVATDQVVERLADPTDPAVYQSKGLVVGYVQSGKTANFTGVMAKAVDAGYRLVIVLGGTLNMLRAQTQRRLDMELVGRENILRGADETESDYADDPAWAAGKFVSFGSLPSALGAFDIVRMTTRDDDYKSLLQGITALEFEKREPALPLYDLENLHRSSARLMVVKKNKTVLAKLVKDLGKIKTPLAEIPVLIIDDESDEASVNTSKPDVQRSAINEQISKLLNMLPRAQYVGYTATPFANVFVDPSDTEDIFPKDFLISLPRPEGYMGARDFHDLDTEVEEHERTVANSNEMAHVRDILDDAEDDTCLRQAMDMFVLTAAMKLYREEVGGLGDGYFEHHTMLVHESVRTGVHRELHDRVLKLWHDAGYTGPSGHARLRRLFDSDVAPVSKVRAEGQAVPASYDELMRFVGPASVRIGGDGQPIIVVNGDRDLETGEADFDKRPIWKILIGGQKLARGFTVEGLTVSFFRRRAGNASTLMQMGRWFGFRKGYRDLVRLFLGRRETIGRAEVDLYDAFQAICLDEEAFRSELQRYSVMVDGRPQITPAQIPPLVSQHLPWLKPTSPNKMYNARLELVRSAGRWEEPTAYPQKSEHLRRNTELWLPYLDALGSEARTYGYHFREKGVVHRFNALTGIFPAATVLDTLCGLRWEVAEQFPPHLRYISEITEAGKVDDWVVLAPQHASVSAGKTVALGSAGRQYSWFSRDRRADRGPLFGAISDKKHRGVAHRIAGALETSGDGPTEELVAERRGAIVLYPVLETAYQGSIDASGHIDSDKLVMAFAFVAPASAHSANGQVVRFTTISSKPNAIIDVTEIDRT from the coding sequence TTGACAAGCATCGAAACCCTTCGGATCGCGTTGCACAGTGCCGTGCTTTCCGACCTTGACGGCAGCAAGCCGAAGAGCCTGGCTCGTGCCCTGGCCTACCAGGCCGAGGACATGGCCCCGGAGGCCGCTGCATGTGCCTACGAGTCCGATTTTCAGATGGCGCTGAAGGGCGCCCGCTCGACGCATCAGCTGGTCGAGCTCTGGCGGAAACAGCTCACGCGCTGGGACTACGCCGATCAGCCGGCCTGGACCGGCACTCCTGCGCGCACGAGCGAGCGCAGGGCCGCGATCCACGATCTGTTGAAGCTCGAAGAGGCCACCCGGGCGCTGCTCGACGGGTTGATTCCCGTGTCGAAAGCGGCGTCCTCCGTGGTGATCAGTCCGGAACACAAGCCCTGGTACACGCCTCAGTCCCAGCTCAGCCGCCCGCACTACTGGCCCGCGTATCGCAATCTCCTCACCGCCAAGGGGTGGCCGGCCGACGCCGTGGCCGCGTTGGACGTGGCAACCGACCAGGTGGTCGAGCGGCTGGCCGATCCGACCGATCCTGCGGTGTACCAGTCCAAGGGGCTTGTCGTCGGCTACGTGCAGTCCGGGAAGACCGCGAACTTCACGGGCGTCATGGCCAAGGCCGTGGACGCGGGCTATCGGCTGGTGATCGTTCTCGGGGGAACGCTCAACATGCTGCGAGCCCAGACCCAGCGGCGCCTGGACATGGAGCTCGTCGGGCGGGAGAACATCTTGCGTGGGGCCGACGAGACGGAGTCCGACTACGCCGACGACCCGGCCTGGGCGGCCGGAAAGTTCGTGTCCTTCGGCAGCCTTCCCTCTGCACTGGGGGCGTTCGACATCGTTCGGATGACCACACGGGACGACGACTACAAGAGTCTTCTACAGGGCATCACGGCCCTGGAATTCGAGAAGCGGGAACCGGCCCTTCCGCTGTACGACCTGGAGAACCTGCACCGCTCGTCGGCACGCCTGATGGTGGTGAAGAAGAACAAGACGGTGCTGGCCAAGCTCGTCAAGGACCTGGGGAAGATCAAGACTCCGCTGGCAGAGATCCCCGTACTGATCATCGACGACGAGTCGGACGAGGCCTCGGTCAACACGTCGAAGCCGGACGTCCAGCGCAGTGCGATCAACGAGCAGATCTCGAAGCTCCTGAACATGTTGCCTCGCGCCCAATACGTGGGTTACACGGCGACACCCTTCGCCAACGTCTTCGTCGACCCGAGCGACACGGAGGACATCTTCCCGAAGGACTTCCTCATCTCCCTGCCTCGCCCGGAGGGATACATGGGGGCACGTGACTTCCACGACCTGGACACCGAGGTGGAGGAGCACGAGCGCACCGTCGCCAACTCCAACGAGATGGCTCACGTCCGCGACATCCTCGACGACGCCGAGGACGACACCTGTCTTCGACAGGCCATGGACATGTTCGTGCTGACGGCCGCCATGAAGTTGTACAGGGAAGAGGTGGGTGGCCTCGGTGACGGCTACTTCGAGCACCACACGATGCTCGTCCACGAGTCGGTACGCACCGGAGTCCACCGTGAGCTGCACGACCGCGTTCTGAAGCTGTGGCACGACGCCGGATACACCGGTCCCAGTGGACACGCGAGACTGCGCAGACTCTTCGACAGCGATGTCGCCCCGGTGTCGAAGGTGCGGGCCGAAGGACAGGCCGTTCCCGCCTCCTACGACGAGTTGATGCGCTTCGTCGGACCGGCGAGCGTCCGTATCGGGGGTGACGGGCAACCGATCATCGTCGTGAACGGCGACAGGGACCTGGAAACGGGCGAGGCTGACTTCGACAAGCGCCCGATCTGGAAGATCCTCATCGGCGGCCAGAAGCTGGCCCGAGGCTTCACGGTCGAGGGGCTGACCGTTTCGTTCTTCCGCCGCAGGGCCGGAAACGCATCCACGCTCATGCAGATGGGACGTTGGTTCGGCTTCCGCAAGGGCTACCGGGATCTGGTGCGCCTCTTCCTCGGCCGCAGGGAAACCATCGGGCGCGCCGAGGTTGACCTGTACGACGCATTCCAGGCCATCTGCCTCGACGAGGAGGCATTCCGCTCGGAGCTGCAACGGTATTCCGTGATGGTGGACGGTCGGCCACAGATCACGCCCGCGCAGATCCCCCCGTTGGTCTCGCAACACCTGCCGTGGCTGAAACCGACCAGCCCGAACAAGATGTACAACGCCCGACTGGAACTCGTACGGTCTGCCGGCCGCTGGGAGGAGCCCACCGCCTACCCGCAGAAGAGCGAGCACCTTCGGCGCAACACCGAGCTCTGGCTTCCGTACCTCGACGCCCTCGGATCAGAGGCCCGCACGTACGGATACCACTTCCGGGAGAAGGGCGTCGTCCACCGCTTCAACGCGTTGACGGGCATCTTCCCGGCAGCCACCGTCCTGGACACGCTCTGCGGACTGCGGTGGGAGGTGGCAGAGCAATTCCCTCCCCACCTCCGGTACATCTCGGAGATCACCGAGGCGGGCAAGGTGGACGACTGGGTCGTGCTCGCCCCCCAGCACGCCTCGGTCTCGGCCGGTAAAACCGTCGCCCTCGGCTCGGCGGGGCGCCAGTACTCGTGGTTCTCCCGAGACCGCCGTGCGGACCGAGGGCCCCTCTTCGGTGCCATCAGCGACAAGAAGCACCGCGGGGTTGCCCACCGGATCGCCGGCGCCCTGGAGACCTCGGGGGACGGTCCCACAGAGGAGCTGGTGGCCGAACGCCGTGGGGCGATCGTTCTGTACCCGGTCCTGGAGACGGCGTATCAGGGCTCCATCGACGCGTCCGGCCACATCGATTCGGACAAACTCGTCATGGCGTTCGCCTTCGTGGCACCCGCTTCCGCCCACAGCGCCAACGGTCAGGTCGTCCGATTCACGACGATCTCTTCCAAGCCCAATGCGATCATCGACGTGACGGAGATCGACAGGACGTGA
- a CDS encoding DNA cytosine methyltransferase: MNTGTTGRLRSLDICSGAGGLALGLEQAGFDPVLLLDNRDVACRTLRANRPGWRVLEKNLLDFDPSEHTETYDVDLLSAGLPRVKATATVARRDSEAEIELLRATMLLLHGVQPRALLVENVPDLVTKPDYEAIRSYVADELAHLGYRHTWFVVNAADFGVPQTRRQGILVAFKGDGLEAFVQPSPTTDAHVTVGEALSESMAAGGWAGAHKWAAQADQPAPTLVGGSWERGGADLGPTGSKKAWARMGVDGGTVADAVPGADFHWDPKLGRAGMMPLTVPQAALLQGFPPSWRMEGRKTAMYRQVGHASPPPVARALGTAIAAALRS; this comes from the coding sequence ATGAACACAGGCACGACGGGGCGGCTTCGGTCCCTGGACATCTGCTCGGGCGCCGGCGGACTGGCCCTGGGACTTGAGCAGGCCGGGTTCGACCCTGTCCTCCTGCTCGACAATCGCGACGTCGCATGCCGAACCCTGCGTGCCAACCGACCCGGCTGGAGGGTCCTCGAAAAGAACCTCCTCGATTTCGACCCTTCCGAGCACACCGAGACATACGACGTGGATCTGCTGTCGGCCGGCTTGCCGCGAGTAAAGGCCACCGCCACCGTGGCGCGCCGGGACAGCGAGGCCGAAATCGAACTGCTCCGTGCCACGATGCTGCTTCTTCACGGTGTGCAGCCCAGGGCGCTGCTCGTGGAGAACGTGCCCGACCTGGTGACGAAGCCCGACTACGAGGCGATTCGCTCCTACGTCGCGGACGAACTGGCGCACCTTGGATATCGGCACACCTGGTTCGTCGTGAATGCGGCGGATTTCGGTGTTCCTCAAACGCGCCGCCAGGGGATTCTGGTTGCCTTCAAGGGCGACGGGCTGGAGGCCTTCGTCCAACCGAGTCCCACGACCGATGCACACGTCACCGTAGGCGAGGCGTTGTCGGAATCGATGGCCGCCGGCGGCTGGGCCGGGGCGCACAAGTGGGCGGCGCAGGCCGATCAACCTGCTCCCACGCTCGTCGGCGGTTCATGGGAGCGTGGTGGCGCGGACCTTGGACCGACGGGATCCAAAAAGGCGTGGGCCCGCATGGGAGTGGACGGAGGGACAGTGGCGGACGCCGTTCCGGGCGCCGACTTCCACTGGGATCCGAAACTCGGTCGGGCGGGGATGATGCCCCTGACCGTGCCCCAGGCCGCGTTGCTCCAGGGGTTCCCGCCCTCGTGGCGGATGGAGGGTCGCAAGACGGCGATGTACCGGCAGGTGGGCCATGCCTCACCGCCGCCCGTCGCACGAGCATTGGGCACGGCCATCGCTGCCGCGCTGCGATCCTGA